A portion of the Physeter macrocephalus isolate SW-GA chromosome 15, ASM283717v5, whole genome shotgun sequence genome contains these proteins:
- the SBSPON gene encoding somatomedin-B and thrombospondin type-1 domain-containing protein, translating to MRTLWMALCALARLWPGALAGCADAGRCCPGRDPACFAHGWRQDRVYGTCFCDQACRLTGDCCFDYARACPARPCIVGEWSPWSGCADQCRPTARVRRRAVRQEPRNGGEPCPALEERAGCLEYATHQGQDCGHAYVPAFITTSAFNKERTRQAASPQWSTDTEDAGYCMEFKTESLTHHCATENRPLTRWMQYLREGYTVCVDCQPPAMDSASLRCSGDGLDSDRNQTLHWQAIGNPRCQGTWKKVRRVEQCSCPAVHSFIFI from the exons ATGAGGACCCTGTGGATGGCGCTGTGCGCGCTGGCGCGGCTGTGGCCCGGGGCCCTGGCCGGTTGCGCCGACGCGGGGCGCTGCTGCCCCGGCCGGGACCCCGCCTGCTTTGCCCACGGCTGGCGGCAGGACAGGGTCTACGGGACGTGCTTCTGCGACCAAGCCTGCCGCCTCACCGGGGACTGCTGCTTCGACTACGCCAGGGCGTGCCCAG CTCGCCCGTGCATCGTGGGGGAGTGGAGCCCCTGGAGCGGTTGTGCGGACCAGTGCCGGCCCACGGCCCGCGTGCGGAGGCGCGCGGTACGGCAGGAGCCCCGGAACGGCGGCGAGCCCTGCCCGGCCCTGGAGGAGAGAGCCGGCTGCTTGGAGTACGCGACGCACCAGGGCCAGGACTGCGGGCACGCCTACG tccCTGCCTTTATAACTACCTCTGCGTTCAACAAGGAGCGAACAAGACAAGCGGCCTCCCCGCAGTGGTCCACAGACACAGAGGATGCTGG gTACTGTATGGAGTTCAAGACAGAGTCATTGACTCACCACTGCGCCACGGAAAACCGGCCCCTAACCCGATGGATGCAGTACCTGCGAGAGGGCTACACGGTGTGTGTGGACTGTCAGCCTCCAGCTATGGACTCTGCGAGCCTTCGATGCTCTGGAGACGGCCTGGACTCTGACAG aAATCAGACCCTCCATTGGCAAGCAATTGGCAATCCTCGATGTCAAGGAACTTGGAAAAAAGTTCGGCGAGTAGAACAATGTTCCTGTCCAGCtgttcatagttttatttttatatag